The Hevea brasiliensis isolate MT/VB/25A 57/8 unplaced genomic scaffold, ASM3005281v1 Scaf128, whole genome shotgun sequence genome has a segment encoding these proteins:
- the LOC110650527 gene encoding uncharacterized protein LOC110650527: protein MAYYSSSYYMDDHGEYDGDYPLTHYYSSYDSAAVQDSMAYSSYKSNDYQIFAYDPIPLFVAYDPVSSYSRTAYSVSTSSEPKYIQYDPDLYFPAQTQFIISYSVSESGEPDFEEYDPTPYGGGYDLTQTYGKPLPPSDETCYPRSTPDLGTFPLNGVSSVPITSPIGEKEVEQHAKTPPSESQPQPPPINETEQQQLGEYDHDHGNSQREPLDLYPGEESKEKYGDDHSPWSGYGNGYEYEKQVSVPEIPSGYGLEAMDLCEGLFGYWPCLTRYTRRANDCQQVADYGNCSNQWKESADYLFGNPYPYGERSDDARSYGNAVYSYERHYQQVEDSWSA from the coding sequence ATGGCTTACTACAGCTCTAGCTATTATATGGATGATCATGGTGAGTACGATGGTGATTACCCTTTAACCCATTACTATAGTAGTTATGATTCTGCTGCAGTTCAAGATTCAATGGCTTATTCCAGCTACAAGTCCAATGATTACCAAATTTTTGCCTATGATCCGATTCCTCTTTTCGTTGCTTACGATCCTGTTTCAAGCTATTCAAGAACTGCATATTCTGTATCCACTTCCAGCGAACCCAAGTATATTCAGTATGATCCTGATCTTTACTTTCCTGCTCAGACTCAGTTCATCATATCTTACTCTGTTTCAGAGTCTGGAGAGCCTGATTTTGAAGAATATGATCCAACACCTTATGGTGGTGGCTATGATCTGACGCAGACCTATGGCAAACCCCTTCCACCTTCTGATGAAACTTGTTATCCTCGCTCCACGCCTGATCTAGGTACCTTCCCCTTAAATGGAGTCTCTTCTGTGCCGATAACATCCCCTATTGGAGAAAAGGAAGTTGAACAGCATGCAAAAACACCCCCGAGCGAAAGCCAACCACAACCACCCCCCATCAACGAGACAGAGCAGCAGCAGCTAGGTGAGTATGACCATGACCATGGCAATTCTCAGAGGGAGCCTTTAGACTTGTATCCTGGAGAGGAAAGCAAGGAAAAGTATGGGGATGATCACTCTCCTTGGTCTGGGTATGGCAACGGATATGAGTATGAGAAACAAGTGTCAGTGCCTGAAATTCCATCTGGGTATGGGTTGGAAGCAATGGATCTTTGTGAAGGTTTATTTGGGTACTGGCCCTGCCTGACTCGTTATACAAGGAGAGCGAACGATTGTCAACAAGTTGCAGATTATGGAAATTGCAGCAATCAATGGAAAGAAAGTGCTGATTATCTGTTTGGGAATCCATATCCATACGGCGAAAGAAGTGATGATGCTCGCAGTTATGGGAACGCTGTGTATAGCTATGAAAGGCATTATCAGCAAGTTGAAGATTCATGGTCTGCATAA